The Streptomyces rimosus genomic interval CCCAGACCTTTGAGCATCTCCAGATCGCGGAAGACGATCCCGCCCGGCCGGCGCCGCGCCATCGCCACCGCCGCGACCGTGTGGACGTGCACCACCGCGCCCGCGCCGGTCAGCCGTGCCACCCTCGCGTGCAGCCCGGCCTCCGCCGACGGCTTCCCGGCCCCGGTCGCCGTGCCCGCTACGGCGGCGCCCGCGCCGTCCACCAGCACCACGTCGTCGGCGGTCAGCTCACCCTTGTCCCGTCCGCTCGCGGTCACCGCCAGCCGCAGCGGATCGCGGGCCAGCACGATCGACAGGTTGCCGGACGTGCCGCGCATCCAGCCGAACGACGCGAACCGCGCGGCCTCGGCCGCCAGCCGGGCCCCGGCCTGCCGTACCTCCTCGTCGCTCGCGGGCCCGGCAGCCGCCGCCCCTACCCCGATCTCCAGCTCCGCGAACGACGCCACCTCGGGATGGTCGCCCACCCCGCTCTCGTAGTACGGCTCGCCGGGCCGCCGCACCCCGGCCGTGCGCCACCCCGCCGCGCGTGCCGCGTCCAGTTCCCCGGGCCGGTCGGACAGGAACAGCACCCGGTCCGGCGCGGCTCCGGGTCGGCGGCGATCGTCTCGTACGACGTGGCCACCAGCTTGGGGCCGGCGTTCTCCGTGTCGTAGAACCGGTCGGCCAGCGTCCGCAGATCGCCTTCCGGGCTGTGCCCGAACCACGCCCGCTGCGCGGCCACCGAGCCCGACGAGTACACGTGCAGCCGGACGCCCGCCGCGTGCCATGCGCGCAGCCGGGGCACCACGTCCGGGTAGAAGTGCGAGACCAGCTCCCCGTTCGCGAAGCCCTCGGCCCACACGATGCCCTGGAGCGTCTTGAGGGGCGTGACCTTGCGGTCCTCGTCCAGCCAGGCGCCGAGCGCCCGCTCGATCCGCGCGGCGTCGGCGCCCGGCTCGGCCAGCAGCTCCCGGATCTGTGCGACGGCCCGCCGTACCGCCGGCTCCTCGGCCCGCTCGGTCAGCAGCCGCCCGAACCGCTTGCGGGAGTACGGGTACAGCTCGTCCACCACGAAGCCGGTCGCGCTCGTGGTGCCCTCGATGTCGAGCACCACGTGGTCCACGTCGAAGGTGTGGTTCACGCCGTGCCCCGTTCCGCCCGTCCGGCCACGAGCGTGTCGAAGTCCGGGAACCGCAGCGCGATGTCGTCCCCGGTGAACGTGCCGACCCAGCCGTCCTCCTCGTGGAAGAAGCGGATGGCGGTGAACGACGGCCGGGTGCCCATGTCGAACCAGTGGGTGGTGCCCCGCGGCACGCCCAGCAGGTCGCCCTCCTCGCACAGCACGGCGTGCACCTCGCCGCCCGTGTGCAGGTAGAACACCCCGGCCCCGGCGACGAAGAACCGCACCTCGTCGTCGTCCTCGTGGGTGTGCTCGGCGAGGAACTTCTGCCGCGCCGCGCGGGCCGTCTCCGCCCAGCCGGGGGCCTCGCTCGGGTGCAGGGACGCCACGTCCACCGTCACGAACCCCTCCTCGGCGGTCAGCCGGTCGATCTCCGGGCGGTACGCCGCGAGGACGGCCGTCGGCTCCGCGTCCGGCGCCACGCCCGCGCGCAGCGGCCACTGCTCGTACCGCACCCCGGCGGGCGCCAGCGCCGCGGCGATCTCCGCGGGCTCGGACGTGCGCCGCAGCACGGTCCCGGGGCCGCTCTCCGACCAGGTGGTCAGCAAGGTCATGGGAATCTCCAAGGTCGGGTGACGGGGATGGAGACACACGGGGGAGGACGCAAGGGGCGGCCAGGCCCCCTGTCCGGATGCTAGTCCGGCCGGGCCCGGGGCGAGGGGGCCGTCCGGGGGACGTGTGTGATCCGCGCGCCGCGGGTACCTCAGGCAGCCGGAAAGGTGAGCCGTACCCCGAAGGAGGCGAAAGCCCAGGCCATGGACGCATGGGATGTGATCATCGTCGGCGCGGGCTCGGCCGGCGGCGTACTGGCCGACCGGCTGACCGAGGACCCCGCACGCTCCGTCCTGCTGCTGGAGGCCGGACCCGACTACGGCAGCTCGCCCGACGGGCTGCCCGACGACGTGGCCACCAGCCCCGCCGCCACCCACAGCCACGACTGGGGATATGCCAGCGAGCCGGGCGCCCTCGGCCGGTCCGTGGGGCTGCCGCGCGGCAAGCTCGTGGGCGGCTCCTCGGCGATCAACTCCGCGATCGCACTGCGCGGCCACCCGCAGGACTACGACGACTGGGCCGCCCAGGGCAACGAGGGCTGGTCGTTCGCCGACTTCCTGCCCAGCCTGCGCCGCGTCGAACGGGATCTGGACCTCGCCACGCGCTGGCACGGCACGGACGGCCCGGTTCCCGTGGGGCGGTACGGGCCGGACGAGACCAACCGGTGGCAGCGCGCCTTCCACGACGCCTGCACCGCCCTCGGCCACCCGCCGGTCGAGGACCACAACGCCCCCGGCGCGCGCGGCGTGGGCCCGGTCCCGGTCAACCGCGTCGGCGGCGTCCGGCAGAGCACCGCGCTGACCTACCTCGCGCGGGCCCGCGAGCGCGCCAACCTCACCGTGCGCGACGATGTCCTCGTGGACCGGGTCGTCCTGCGCGACGGCCGCGCGATGGGCGTCCAGCTGGCCGACCCGGCGCGTACGGTCCTGCCCGCCCGCCGCGTCGTCCTCGCCGCCGGCGCCTACGGCAGCCCGCCGATCCTGCTGCGCTCCGGCCTCGGCCCGGCCGCCCACCTGCGCGACCTCGGCATCCCGGTGGTGGCCGACCTGCCCGGAGTGGGGGAGAACCTGCAAGACCACCCCGCCGTCACCCTCACCTACGCCACGGACGCGCCGCCGCCCGGCCCCCGCGACCCGGTGCTGCAAACCTTTCTGACCTGCGACCTCGACTGCGGGGACGGCCCGGTCGACCTCCAGGTCTTCCCATCGGGGCCGGAGACCGGC includes:
- a CDS encoding GMC family oxidoreductase, which codes for MSRTPKEAKAQAMDAWDVIIVGAGSAGGVLADRLTEDPARSVLLLEAGPDYGSSPDGLPDDVATSPAATHSHDWGYASEPGALGRSVGLPRGKLVGGSSAINSAIALRGHPQDYDDWAAQGNEGWSFADFLPSLRRVERDLDLATRWHGTDGPVPVGRYGPDETNRWQRAFHDACTALGHPPVEDHNAPGARGVGPVPVNRVGGVRQSTALTYLARARERANLTVRDDVLVDRVVLRDGRAMGVQLADPARTVLPARRVVLAAGAYGSPPILLRSGLGPAAHLRDLGIPVVADLPGVGENLQDHPAVTLTYATDAPPPGPRDPVLQTFLTCDLDCGDGPVDLQVFPSGPETGEDGSTVLTFWVALLRPSSRGRLWLRSADPRDAPRIDVGFLRDPEDGRRMVAGMRLARSLARTAPLSGLLGEERAPGPAVTTDDQLAQALRQRVSGYQHAAGTCRMGPAEDPGAVVSATGAVHGVEALDVIDASVMPTLPAANTNLTTMALAEHCLRLL
- the mtnB gene encoding methylthioribulose 1-phosphate dehydratase, which codes for MGVGAAAAGPASDEEVRQAGARLAAEAARFASFGWMRGTSGNLSIVLARDPLRLAVTASGRDKGELTADDVVLVDGAGAAVAGTATGAGKPSAEAGLHARVARLTGAGAVVHVHTVAAVAMARRRPGGIVFRDLEMLKGLGLPAEGAAARLPVITNSQDMTVLGDRLETARDPRMPAVIVAGHGLYVWGADLLQARHHAEVVQWLLELEIEAGRG
- a CDS encoding 1,2-dihydroxy-3-keto-5-methylthiopentene dioxygenase yields the protein MTLLTTWSESGPGTVLRRTSEPAEIAAALAPAGVRYEQWPLRAGVAPDAEPTAVLAAYRPEIDRLTAEEGFVTVDVASLHPSEAPGWAETARAARQKFLAEHTHEDDDEVRFFVAGAGVFYLHTGGEVHAVLCEEGDLLGVPRGTTHWFDMGTRPSFTAIRFFHEEDGWVGTFTGDDIALRFPDFDTLVAGRAERGTA